In the genome of Pongo pygmaeus isolate AG05252 chromosome 9, NHGRI_mPonPyg2-v2.0_pri, whole genome shotgun sequence, one region contains:
- the INPPL1 gene encoding phosphatidylinositol 3,4,5-trisphosphate 5-phosphatase 2 isoform X2, producing the protein MASACGAPGPVGALGSQAPSWYHRDLSRAAAEELLARAGRDGSFLVRDSESVAGAFALCVLSLEGRPYGVLRPSVTVMDEKFGHSPADPFRHPPGRREQGRGCAFHVVCSPVWIGTEWYQKHVHTYRILPDGEDFLAVQTSQGVPVRRFQTLGELIGLYAQPNQGLVCALLLPVEGEREPDLLDDRDASDGEDEKPPLPPRSGSTSISAPTGPSSPLPAPETPTTPAAESAPNGLSTVSHEYLKGSYGLDLEAVRGGASHLPHLTRTLATSCRRLHSEVDKVLSGLEILSKVFDQQSSPMVTRLLQQQNLPQTGEQELESLVLKLSVLKDFLSGIQKKALKALQDMSSTAPPAPQPSTRKAKTIPVQAFEVKLDVTLGDLTKIGKSQKFTLSVDVEGGRLVLLRRQRDSQEDWTTFTHDRIRQLIKSQRVQNKLGVVFEKEKDRTQRKDFIFVSARKREAFCQLLQLMKNKHSKQDEPDMISVFIGTWNMGSVPPAKNVTSWFTSKGLGKTLDEVTVTIPHDIYVFGTQENSVGDREWLDLLRGGLKELTDLDYRPIAMQSLWNIKVAVLVKPEHENRISHVSTSSVKTGIANTLGNKGAVGVSFMFNGTSFGFVNCHLTSGNEKTARRNQNYLDILRLLSLGDRQLSAFDISLRFTHLFWFGDLNYRLDMDIQEILNYISRKEFEPLLRVDQLNLEREKHKVFLRFSEEEISFPPTYRYERGSRDTYAWHKQKPTGVRTNVPSWCDRILWKSYPETHIICNSYGCTDDIVTSDHSPVFGTFEVGVTSQFISKKGLSKTSDQAYIEFESIEAIVKTASRTKFFIEFYSTCLEEYKKSFENDAQSSDNINFLKVQWSSRQLPTLKPILADIEYLQDQHLLLTVKSMDGYESYGECVVALKSMIGSTAQQFLTFLSHRGEETGNIRGSMKVRVPTERLGTRERLYEWISIDKDEAGAKSKAPSVSRGSQEPRSGSRKPAFTEASCPLSRLFEEPEKPPPTGRPPAPPRAALREEPLTPRLKPEGAPEPEGVAAPPPKNSFNNPAYYVLEGVPHQLLPPEPPSPARAPVPSATKNKVAITVPAPQLGRHRPPRVGEGSSSDEESGGTLPPPDFPPPPLPDSAIFLPPSLDPLPGPVVRGRGGGEARGPPPPKAHPRPPLPPGPSPASTFLGEVASGDDRSCSVLQMAKTLSEVDYAPAGPARSALLPGSLELQPPRGLPSDYGRPLSFPPPRIRESIQEDLAEEAPCLQGGRASGLGEAGMSAWLRAIGLERYEEGLVHNGWDDLEFLSDITEEDLEEAGVQDPAHKRLLLDTLQLSK; encoded by the exons ATGGCCTCGGCCTGCGGGGCGCCGGGACCGGTGGGCGCGCTGGGCAGCCAGGCCCCCTCCTGGTATCACCGCGACCTGAGCCGCGCGGCCGCGGAGGAGCTGCTGGCCCGGGCGGGCCGCGATGGCAGCTTCCTGGTCCGAGACAGCGAGAGCGTGGCGGGGGCCTTCGCGCTCTGCGTCCT GAGCCTTGAGGGCAGACCATATGGGGTTCTGCGGCCCAGTGTGACTGTGATGGACGAAAAATTCGGGCATTCCCCGGCAGACCCCTTCAGGCATCCTCCAGGTAGaagggagcaggggagaggatgtgcATTCCACGTTGTGTGCAGTCCCGTTTGGATAGGGACTGAGTG GTATCAGAAGCATGTGCACACGTATCGCATTCTGCCTGATGGAGAAGATTTCTTGGCTGTGCAG ACCTCGCAGGGTGTGCCTGTGCGCCGCTTCCAGACCCTGGGTGAGCTCATCGGCCTGTATGCCCAGCCCAACCAGGGCCTTGTATGCGCCCTGCTTCTTCCTGTAGAGGGGGAGCGAGAGCCAGACCTGCTGGATGACCGGGATGCCTCAG ATGGGGAGGATGAGAAGCCCCCGCTGCCCCCGCGCTCTGGCTCCACCAGCATTTCTGCCCCCACTGGGCCCAGCAGTCCCCTGCCAGCTCCTGAGACTCCCACAACTCCAGCTGCTGAGAG tgctcccaatggGCTGAGCACCGTCTCACACGAGTACCTGAAAGGCAGCTATGGGCTGGACCTGGAAGCTGTGCGGGGTGGAGCCAGCCACCTGCCCCACCTCACCCGTACCCTCGCCACCTCATGCCGGAGGCTGCACAG TGAGGTGGACAAGGTCCTGTCAGGCCTGGAGATCCTGTCCAAGGTGTTTGACCAGCAGAGCTCGCCCATGGTGACCCGCCTTTTGCAGCAGCAG AACCTGCCACAGACAGGGGAGCAGGAACTAGAGAGCCTGGTGCTGAAGCTGTCAGTGCTAAAGGACTTCCTGTCAGGCATCCAGAAGAAG GCCCTGAAGGCCCTACAGGACATGAGCTCCACAGCACCCCCGGCTCCGCAGCCATCCACACGTAAGGCCAAGACCATCCCCGTGCAGGCCTTTGAG GTGAAGCTAGATGTGACCCTGGGTGACCTGACCAAGATTGGGAAGTCGCAGAAGTTCACGCTGAGCGTGGATGTGGAGGGTGGGCGGCTGGTGCTGCTGCGGAGACAGCGGGACTCCCAGGAGGACTGGACCACCTTCACACACGACCGCA TCCGCCAGCTCATTAAGTCCCAGCGTGTCCAGAACAAGCTGGGTGTTGTGTTTGAGAAGGAGAAGGACCGGACTCAGCGCAAGGACTTCATCTTTGTCAGTGCCCGG AAGCGGGAGGCCTTCTGTCAGCTGCTGCAGCTCATGAAGAACAAGCACTCCAAGCAGGACGAGCCCGACATGATCTCCGTCTTCATAGGCACCTGGAACATGG GAAGTGTACCACCTGCAAAAAACGTGACATCCTGGTTCACATCGAAGGGTCTGGGGAAGACCCTGGACGAGGTCACAGTGACCATACCCCATGACATCTATGTCTTTGGGACCCAGGAGAACTCAGTGGGTGACCGCGAGTGGCTGGACCTACTGCGCGGGGGCCTCAAGGAGCTTACGGATCTGGATTACCGCCCG ATTGCCATGCAATCACTGTGGAATATCAAGGTGGCAGTACTGGTCAAGCCAGAGCACGAGAACCGTATCAGCCACGTCAGTACGTCCAGTGTGAAGACTGGCATCGCCAACACCCTGG GGAACAAGGGGGCTGTGGGCGTCTCCTTCATGTTCAATGGCACCTCATTTGGCTTTGTGAATTGTCACCTCACCTCGGGAAATGAGAAGACGGCTCG GAGGAACCAGAACTACTTGGACATCCTGCGGCTGCTCTCGCTGGGCGACCGGCAGCTCAGTGCCTTTGACATCTCTCTGCGTTTCACACACCTCTTCTGGTTTGGGGACCTCAACTACCGCCTGGACATGGATATCCAG GAGATCCTGAACTACATCAGCAGGAAGGAGTTTGAGCCCCTCCTCAGGGTGGACCAGCTCAACCTGGAGCGGGAGAAGCACAAGGTCTTCCTTCGATTCA GTGAGGAGGAGATCTCCTTCCCACCCACCTACCGCTATGAGCGGGGTTCCCGGGACACATATGCCTGGCACAAGCAGAAGCCAACTGGG GTCCGGACCAATGTGCCCTCATGGTGTGACCGGATTCTGTGGAAATCCTACCCTGAAACTCACATCATCTGCAATTCTTATG GTTGCACTGATGACATCGTCACCAGCGACCATTCCCCTGTGTTTGGGACATTTGAGGTTGGAGTTACCTCCCAGTTCATCTCCAAGAAAG GGCTCTCGAAGACTTCAGACCAGGCCTACATTGAGTTTGAGAGCATCGAGGCCATTGTGAAGACAGCCAGCCGCACCAAGTTCTTCATCGAGTTCTACTCTACCTGCCTGGAGG aatACAAGAAGAGCTTTGAGAATGATGCCCAGAGCAGTGACAACATCAACTTTCTCAAAGTACAGTGGTCTTCACGCCAGCTGCCCACG CTCAAACCAATTCTGGCTGATATCGAGTACCTGCAGGACCAGCACCTCCTGCTCACAGTCAAGTCCATGGATGGCTATGAATCCTatg GGGAGTGTGTGGTTGCACTCAAGTCCATGATCGGCAGCACAGCCCAACAGTTCCTGACCTTCCTGTCCCACCGTGGCGAGGAGACAGGCAATATCAGAGGCTCCATGAAGGTGCGGGTGCCCACGGAGCGCCTGGGCACCCGTGAGCGGCTCTACG AGTGGATCAGCATTGATAAGGATGAGGCAGGAGCAAAGAGCAAAGCCCCCTCTGTGTCCCGAGGGAGCCAGGAGCCCAG GTCAGGGAGCCGCAAGCCAGCCTTCACAGAGGCCTCCTGCCCGCTCTCCAGGTTATTTGAAGAACCAGAGAAACCGCCACCAACAGGGaggcccccagccccaccccgaGCAGCTCTCCGGGAGGAGCCCTTGACCCCCAG GTTGAAGCCAGAGGGAGCTCCTGAACCAGAAGGGGTGGCGGCCCCCCCACCCAAGAACAGCTTCAATAACCCTGCCTACTACGTCCTTGAAGGGGTCCCGCACCAGCTGCTGCCACCGGAGCCACCCTCGCCTGCCAGGGCCCCTGTCCCATCTGCCACCAAGAACAAAGTGGCCATTACAGTGCCTGCTCCACAGCTTGGGCGCCACCGGCCCCCTCGTGTGGGAGAGGGGAGTTCTTCAGATGAGGAGTCTGGAGGCACACTGCCCCCTCCAGACTTTCCACCTCCACCACTGCCGGACTCAGCCATCTTCCTGCCCCCCAGCCTGGATCCTTTACCAGGGCCAGTGGTCCGGGGCCGTGGTGGGGGTGAGGCCCGTGGCCCACCGCCTCCCAAGGCCCATCCAAGGCCTCCACTGCCCCCAGGCCCCTCACCAGCCAGCACTTTCCTGGGGGAAGTGGCCAGTGGGGATGACCGGTCCTGCTCGGTGCTGCAGATGGCCAAGACGCTGAGCGAGGTGGACTACGCCCCTGCTGGGCCTGCACGCTCAGCGCTCCTCCCAGGCTCCCTGGAGCTGCAGCCCCCCCGGGGACTGCCCTCGGACTATGGCCGGCCCCTCAGCTTCCCTCCACCCCGCATCCGGGAGAGCATCCAAGAAGACCTGGCAGAGGAG GCTCCGTGCCTGCAGGGCGGGCGGGCCAGCGGGCTGGGCGAGGCAGGCATGAGCGCCTGGCTGCGGGCCATCGGCTTGGAGCGCTATGAGGAGGGCCTGGTGCATAATGGCTGGGACGACCTGGAGTTTCTCAG TGACATCACCGAGGAGGACTTGGAGGAGGCTGGGGTGCAGGACCCGGCTCACAAGCGCCTCCTTCTGGACACCCTGCAGCTCAGCAAGTGA
- the INPPL1 gene encoding phosphatidylinositol 3,4,5-trisphosphate 5-phosphatase 2 isoform X8, with protein MTGMPQMGRMRSPRCPRALAPPAFLPPLGPAVPCQLLRLPQLQLLRGTISSRDGAEVLGQVSRTSTDFLTPPQSAPNGLSTVSHEYLKGSYGLDLEAVRGGASHLPHLTRTLATSCRRLHSEVDKVLSGLEILSKVFDQQSSPMVTRLLQQQNLPQTGEQELESLVLKLSVLKDFLSGIQKKALKALQDMSSTAPPAPQPSTRKAKTIPVQAFEVKLDVTLGDLTKIGKSQKFTLSVDVEGGRLVLLRRQRDSQEDWTTFTHDRIRQLIKSQRVQNKLGVVFEKEKDRTQRKDFIFVSARKREAFCQLLQLMKNKHSKQDEPDMISVFIGTWNMGSVPPAKNVTSWFTSKGLGKTLDEVTVTIPHDIYVFGTQENSVGDREWLDLLRGGLKELTDLDYRPIAMQSLWNIKVAVLVKPEHENRISHVSTSSVKTGIANTLGNKGAVGVSFMFNGTSFGFVNCHLTSGNEKTARRNQNYLDILRLLSLGDRQLSAFDISLRFTHLFWFGDLNYRLDMDIQEILNYISRKEFEPLLRVDQLNLEREKHKVFLRFSEEEISFPPTYRYERGSRDTYAWHKQKPTGVRTNVPSWCDRILWKSYPETHIICNSYGCTDDIVTSDHSPVFGTFEVGVTSQFISKKGLSKTSDQAYIEFESIEAIVKTASRTKFFIEFYSTCLEEYKKSFENDAQSSDNINFLKVQWSSRQLPTLKPILADIEYLQDQHLLLTVKSMDGYESYGECVVALKSMIGSTAQQFLTFLSHRGEETGNIRGSMKVRVPTERLGTRERLYEWISIDKDEAGAKSKAPSVSRGSQEPRSGSRKPAFTEASCPLSRLFEEPEKPPPTGRPPAPPRAALREEPLTPRLKPEGAPEPEGVAAPPPKNSFNNPAYYVLEGVPHQLLPPEPPSPARAPVPSATKNKVAITVPAPQLGRHRPPRVGEGSSSDEESGGTLPPPDFPPPPLPDSAIFLPPSLDPLPGPVVRGRGGGEARGPPPPKAHPRPPLPPGPSPASTFLGEVASGDDRSCSVLQMAKTLSEVDYAPAGPARSALLPGSLELQPPRGLPSDYGRPLSFPPPRIRESIQEDLAEEAPCLQGGRASGLGEAGMSAWLRAIGLERYEEGLVHNGWDDLEFLSDITEEDLEEAGVQDPAHKRLLLDTLQLSK; from the exons ATGACCGGGATGCCTCAG ATGGGGAGGATGAGAAGCCCCCGCTGCCCCCGCGCTCTGGCTCCACCAGCATTTCTGCCCCCACTGGGCCCAGCAGTCCCCTGCCAGCTCCTGAGACTCCCACAACTCCAGCTGCTGAGAG GTACTATCTCCTCTAGGGATGGGGCAGAGGTGCTGGGACAGGTCAGCAGGACCTCCACTGACTTCTTAACCCCTccccaaagtgctcccaatggGCTGAGCACCGTCTCACACGAGTACCTGAAAGGCAGCTATGGGCTGGACCTGGAAGCTGTGCGGGGTGGAGCCAGCCACCTGCCCCACCTCACCCGTACCCTCGCCACCTCATGCCGGAGGCTGCACAG TGAGGTGGACAAGGTCCTGTCAGGCCTGGAGATCCTGTCCAAGGTGTTTGACCAGCAGAGCTCGCCCATGGTGACCCGCCTTTTGCAGCAGCAG AACCTGCCACAGACAGGGGAGCAGGAACTAGAGAGCCTGGTGCTGAAGCTGTCAGTGCTAAAGGACTTCCTGTCAGGCATCCAGAAGAAG GCCCTGAAGGCCCTACAGGACATGAGCTCCACAGCACCCCCGGCTCCGCAGCCATCCACACGTAAGGCCAAGACCATCCCCGTGCAGGCCTTTGAG GTGAAGCTAGATGTGACCCTGGGTGACCTGACCAAGATTGGGAAGTCGCAGAAGTTCACGCTGAGCGTGGATGTGGAGGGTGGGCGGCTGGTGCTGCTGCGGAGACAGCGGGACTCCCAGGAGGACTGGACCACCTTCACACACGACCGCA TCCGCCAGCTCATTAAGTCCCAGCGTGTCCAGAACAAGCTGGGTGTTGTGTTTGAGAAGGAGAAGGACCGGACTCAGCGCAAGGACTTCATCTTTGTCAGTGCCCGG AAGCGGGAGGCCTTCTGTCAGCTGCTGCAGCTCATGAAGAACAAGCACTCCAAGCAGGACGAGCCCGACATGATCTCCGTCTTCATAGGCACCTGGAACATGG GAAGTGTACCACCTGCAAAAAACGTGACATCCTGGTTCACATCGAAGGGTCTGGGGAAGACCCTGGACGAGGTCACAGTGACCATACCCCATGACATCTATGTCTTTGGGACCCAGGAGAACTCAGTGGGTGACCGCGAGTGGCTGGACCTACTGCGCGGGGGCCTCAAGGAGCTTACGGATCTGGATTACCGCCCG ATTGCCATGCAATCACTGTGGAATATCAAGGTGGCAGTACTGGTCAAGCCAGAGCACGAGAACCGTATCAGCCACGTCAGTACGTCCAGTGTGAAGACTGGCATCGCCAACACCCTGG GGAACAAGGGGGCTGTGGGCGTCTCCTTCATGTTCAATGGCACCTCATTTGGCTTTGTGAATTGTCACCTCACCTCGGGAAATGAGAAGACGGCTCG GAGGAACCAGAACTACTTGGACATCCTGCGGCTGCTCTCGCTGGGCGACCGGCAGCTCAGTGCCTTTGACATCTCTCTGCGTTTCACACACCTCTTCTGGTTTGGGGACCTCAACTACCGCCTGGACATGGATATCCAG GAGATCCTGAACTACATCAGCAGGAAGGAGTTTGAGCCCCTCCTCAGGGTGGACCAGCTCAACCTGGAGCGGGAGAAGCACAAGGTCTTCCTTCGATTCA GTGAGGAGGAGATCTCCTTCCCACCCACCTACCGCTATGAGCGGGGTTCCCGGGACACATATGCCTGGCACAAGCAGAAGCCAACTGGG GTCCGGACCAATGTGCCCTCATGGTGTGACCGGATTCTGTGGAAATCCTACCCTGAAACTCACATCATCTGCAATTCTTATG GTTGCACTGATGACATCGTCACCAGCGACCATTCCCCTGTGTTTGGGACATTTGAGGTTGGAGTTACCTCCCAGTTCATCTCCAAGAAAG GGCTCTCGAAGACTTCAGACCAGGCCTACATTGAGTTTGAGAGCATCGAGGCCATTGTGAAGACAGCCAGCCGCACCAAGTTCTTCATCGAGTTCTACTCTACCTGCCTGGAGG aatACAAGAAGAGCTTTGAGAATGATGCCCAGAGCAGTGACAACATCAACTTTCTCAAAGTACAGTGGTCTTCACGCCAGCTGCCCACG CTCAAACCAATTCTGGCTGATATCGAGTACCTGCAGGACCAGCACCTCCTGCTCACAGTCAAGTCCATGGATGGCTATGAATCCTatg GGGAGTGTGTGGTTGCACTCAAGTCCATGATCGGCAGCACAGCCCAACAGTTCCTGACCTTCCTGTCCCACCGTGGCGAGGAGACAGGCAATATCAGAGGCTCCATGAAGGTGCGGGTGCCCACGGAGCGCCTGGGCACCCGTGAGCGGCTCTACG AGTGGATCAGCATTGATAAGGATGAGGCAGGAGCAAAGAGCAAAGCCCCCTCTGTGTCCCGAGGGAGCCAGGAGCCCAG GTCAGGGAGCCGCAAGCCAGCCTTCACAGAGGCCTCCTGCCCGCTCTCCAGGTTATTTGAAGAACCAGAGAAACCGCCACCAACAGGGaggcccccagccccaccccgaGCAGCTCTCCGGGAGGAGCCCTTGACCCCCAG GTTGAAGCCAGAGGGAGCTCCTGAACCAGAAGGGGTGGCGGCCCCCCCACCCAAGAACAGCTTCAATAACCCTGCCTACTACGTCCTTGAAGGGGTCCCGCACCAGCTGCTGCCACCGGAGCCACCCTCGCCTGCCAGGGCCCCTGTCCCATCTGCCACCAAGAACAAAGTGGCCATTACAGTGCCTGCTCCACAGCTTGGGCGCCACCGGCCCCCTCGTGTGGGAGAGGGGAGTTCTTCAGATGAGGAGTCTGGAGGCACACTGCCCCCTCCAGACTTTCCACCTCCACCACTGCCGGACTCAGCCATCTTCCTGCCCCCCAGCCTGGATCCTTTACCAGGGCCAGTGGTCCGGGGCCGTGGTGGGGGTGAGGCCCGTGGCCCACCGCCTCCCAAGGCCCATCCAAGGCCTCCACTGCCCCCAGGCCCCTCACCAGCCAGCACTTTCCTGGGGGAAGTGGCCAGTGGGGATGACCGGTCCTGCTCGGTGCTGCAGATGGCCAAGACGCTGAGCGAGGTGGACTACGCCCCTGCTGGGCCTGCACGCTCAGCGCTCCTCCCAGGCTCCCTGGAGCTGCAGCCCCCCCGGGGACTGCCCTCGGACTATGGCCGGCCCCTCAGCTTCCCTCCACCCCGCATCCGGGAGAGCATCCAAGAAGACCTGGCAGAGGAG GCTCCGTGCCTGCAGGGCGGGCGGGCCAGCGGGCTGGGCGAGGCAGGCATGAGCGCCTGGCTGCGGGCCATCGGCTTGGAGCGCTATGAGGAGGGCCTGGTGCATAATGGCTGGGACGACCTGGAGTTTCTCAG TGACATCACCGAGGAGGACTTGGAGGAGGCTGGGGTGCAGGACCCGGCTCACAAGCGCCTCCTTCTGGACACCCTGCAGCTCAGCAAGTGA